Genomic DNA from Shewanella woodyi ATCC 51908:
CAAATACCCGAGGAATGAGCCAATTTGCCGATGGTGGAATAGTAGGTTCTAAAGCCTATGCTGCCAGTGGAAACTATATCAATAAAATGAGTGATTACTGCACAAACTGTCACTATCAGGTAAAACAAAGTCACACTAACAAGGCCTGTCCTCTCAACGCTTTGTACTGGCGGTTTATGGCTCAACACTTCGATGATTTTAGTACCAATCCGCGAACTAAAATGGTTTATGCCAATTGGTTAAAAAAGCCCGTAGAGGATAGAGAGTTAATATTATCCCATGCAGAAAATCTACTCTGCCATATCGAAGAGCTATAAACATCTAGCTATATTTCTTAAGGAGATAATGATTAATGATGAAACATTTAACAACAATCGACATTGCTCAAATGCAGCAACGAAATCGAGCAAGATTAATCAATAGTCTATCAGGCTTCAAAAGCGCAAATCTGGTTGGCAGCCAAGATGCTCATGGCTGCAGTAACTTATCTATGGTCAGTTCAGTATTTCATCTTGGTGCTAACCCTGCACTAATGGGGATGATTATTCGACCTGATGGCGTTCCACGAGATACGCTAAGTAATATCAAGCAAACTAAAAGCTACACCATTAACCATGTCACATCTGAAATTTACCGCAAAGCTCATCAAACATCAGCTCGTTATGATGCCAATGTGTCTGAGTTTACTGAGGTTGGGTTAACAGAGGAATATGTTGAAGGGATCATTGCCCCTTTTGTAATGGAAAGTAAGCTTAAATTCTCACTTGAAGTCCGTGAAATGACTCAATTGATGATTAACAACACCACCCTAGTGATAGGTGAAATAAAGCACGTTATTGTTGATGCCTTGGGAATTAAATCAGATGGGTATATCGATATTGAAGCACTTGATACCATTACCGTATCTGGTCTCGATAGTTATCACCAGACAAAGCGTTTAACGCGTTTAAGTTACGCTAAACCAAACAAACACCTTGAAAAACTACCACTAAGTGGCGGCGAAGACGCCTAGTGTCTTCGCCAATTTAAATATTGTTTAAGGCTGATTTACAACACCAATAACAACGAAAGTAATAAAGTCATGCCAGCAGGAATCGCATCAGTCCATTTATCAAATTTAAAATGAAAGAAAAGCGCACCTAAAGAGGTCAATCCAAGAAGCCATGCCCCCAAAAATTGATATTCATGAAGAGAAGTCATCAAGAATAAGATTAATAGCAAGGCTCCTGTTAATTCAATCAAGCCAACAATAAACATCATGGCTCTATTTAGTCCATATTTTAAGAAAAAACTTAACTGAGTCTCAAAAATTAACTTTTGCCAACCAAGTAGCTTTATTGAGCTAGCAAATATAAAAAAAATAGCGAGTAACGTAGCAATAACTTGGCTCATGGTTCTTCTCCTGTATTTAATAAGCAGATTAAAACATTCTAAAAACAAACGATAAATGCTATTTTTTACCTAACATAAATTCCAAAATGGAATGCATATGGATAAGTATGAATCTATGCAGCTATTTATTCACACATCTCGGTCAGGAAGTTTTACGGCTGCAGCTGATGAGCTGAATCTGACACAAAGTGCTGTTAGCAAAAAAATAGCTTGGTTAGAAAAAAAATTAGGCTTTACGCTTTTTCACCGAAACAGTCGCAAAATCCAATTAACAACCCAAGGGAAAAACTACTTAAGTTATTGCAAGCAGGCACTCGATGAAATGACCTATATAGAGTCTCAGTTGAAAGGCGAGCTAAACGCAGTAATAGGTGAACTTAGGCTGTCAGTGCCAAGTGCGATGGCGACTCAAATTCTAGCGAAACCAATCAGTGACTTCATGGCTATCCACCCACAGCTAACAGTTAATATCTCTGTCAACGATCGTCAAGTTGATTTAATCGAAAGTAAGGTAGATATTGCGATCCGAGTTGCAACCCTCCCAGACTCAGGCTACAAAGCTCGGTTTCTTTTCAATAACCAAAGCATCATGTTTGCCTCTCCAAGTTACCTAAAAGATAAAGGAACCCCTAAAACTGCTGAGGAGTTAACCACACATCAATGCCTTGTCTACTCTCTAAAGGCACCATCGAATATATGGTCACTAACCGATAGTAATAACACTACAGTCAAAGTTAAGGTAAAGGAAAGGGTTAAAAGTGATAGCGCCGAAATGCTTTTAAAGATGTCCCTTATGGGACACGGCATATCAGCCCTACCCAACTGGATGGTAAAACAACACATAGATAATGGGAGACTCACGGCAATATTGGTTGATTACCAATCAATGAGCTTACCCATGTACGCCGTATTTAAAGCCGATGGCTACCAGCCATACAGAATTCAGGCATTTGTAAACTTTTTGGCCGAATACTTCCAAGATAATATCGATTAACAATCAAGGTTTGGTCGGTTTTAGGGATCCGTCAATGAGCAATAACAGCGCAACCCGAGGCTCCCCTAGCTTTAGTGACAAGCTATAGCGATGACTTTGTTCACACTTAGCCAAACCTAACAGAGATAACCGTAAACGGTGCTCACTTTATTCAAGAAGACTTCCCACAGGAAATAGGTCTAGCAACTTCAGAGTGGCTAAAAGATCTGAATATCCGTTAATACTACCAAGCATCACTGTTTAGTCGTGCGGTTCTGGCTTCTGCTAAGGTGCAATCTGTAATGTGTATTAACTCAGCCAAAGTAATATTGGAGTTAGCAGCTATCAAACGCGCAAGCTTTACCTCTAAAGGCTCCAACTTATCACTATGGCTGAGCAGTCCAGTATCAACCTTCTTAATAAGAAAGTTAAAACGACCATCTCCCTGATTTTTCAACTCAGTAGAGAAGGATTGGATCTTGATAGCTTCGCCAATCACTTCCCAGTTGCGTGAACGACGCACACGCTTGAGATCACAATCAAATTGATTCGCGATAGCTTGAGCCTGTTTAACCGCTTCACGGCCAATTCGATGAATAAGCGAGGGTAGTGAAATGGTGATATTTGGTTTCATAGTTATAGTTTTATTGAATTTAAATACTGGCTAGGAGTTAGCTTTTCAGTCTAACTGAGCAAAACCCAAGTGATAAACTACTACAACAGCCTGAATAATTAAGACTGAAGCAGAGCAGCAAAAGTGCTACAATACCACAGCAGTATAAACCAGCATCTTCTCCATTATTTAATGACAAGACTTAAAGCCTTTGCGGCTCACAATATTTTATTGAACGTACCTTGGTAACAACACCTATCAAAGACCTAGTTGTATCCAAAATATACTCATTCAATTAATGTGAGGCTTTATGTCTATATCTATTTTTATGACCCTTTTTATGGTGTCATTACTCGGTGCTATGTCACCAGGCCAGTCGGTCATTATGGTTGCAAGAAATACCCTTGCTGGTGGTAGAGCGCAAGGTATCATTACAGCTTGTGCCCACTCTATCGGAGTTGGACTCTATGCTGGACTCTCTTTAGCAGGACTTGCCCTAGTATTAAAAAACTCCCCTTTGTTTTATAACACCATCACTTACCTAGGTGCTGCATATCTGGCTTGGCTAGGTATTTGTTCTTTACGATCAAAAGGTGGAATAACCGATAAACTAAATAGCGGCAAACAAATGAGCCTTTATCAAGCTGCAAGGAGTGGCTTTGTTATCTCTATACTTAACCCTAAAATCATCATTTTCTATCTCGCATTGTTTAGTCAATTCGTGGAAAACGCAGATAGTATGGTTAATCGAATAATTATTGTCACAACACCGACGGTTCTTGATGCAGTCTGGTACATATTTATCGCCTGCATGTTATCAAAACCAACAACATTGATAAGACTAAGGCAGCACGCTCAAACAATCGATAAGGTATCAGGCATGCTACTGCTCCTCTTAGCTGGGCGCATCCTAATCAGCTAACAATCTAGAGGGTACCACTTAGCGAAGTCGAAATTGTGTCGGCTTCGCACTACTAATGTAACGCTCTATTCACTGAGCTAAATTCACTAATCAAATTTCACTCGCTTCAAACAGTAAACCCAACAAGCCCACACAACAAACCGATGACAACGCTGTCAATTATTGATAACATCCGCTGTATTACTAAGCGATAAACAGTGTATTAAAACCCCTGTTCACCTAGAGAGCACTGTCGTTTCAATCTATTGATAAGGCTCCAGCAATATCAAAATAAGCAGAGCAAGGATATTAAGATGACGAAACCAATCACACAGGTGATCATTGTCGGTGGTGGCACAGCCGGATGGATGTCGGCAGCAAGCTTAGGCAGATACGCACAGGGGAAGAATCTAACGATAACTGTGATTGAGTCATCTCAACTTCCCACTGTTGGTGTAGGTGAAGCAACAATACCTAATATCGTAGAGTTCAATCACAGTATTGGTTTGAATGAGATAGAGTTTATCAAGGCGACGCAAGCCTCCTTCAAACTGGGCATAAAGTTTGAAAACTGGAGCCAGACTTCCCCCAGCTTTTTTCACCCTTTCTCTGATTATGGTTTACCAATCAACAAGGTTGATTTCCATCAATACGTCAACCGCTTAGCTATAGAAAACTATAAACTAGAAGGGCATAAGCTAGAAGGTCATAATTTTAAGCTAGAAGATTATAGCTTCTCAAGCGTACTTGCTCAGCAGGGTAACTTTGCTCAACCTCACCCCAACCCCCCCTCTCCTCTTGCAGACTACTCCTATGCTTACCATTTTGACGCTGGGCTCTACGCCGAGCTGTTAAAATCACACTCCTTAAAGATGGGTGTCGAGCATGTAGATGCAACCATTGATCAAGTGAACCTGCATAAAAATGGGTTTATCGAGTCAGTGTCACTGCATGATGGTCGGGTGCTCGAAGCCGATCTCTTTATTGATTGCTCAGGTTTTAAAGCACTACTTATCGAGCAGGCGATGAAGACAGGTTTTGATGATTGGAGCGAATGGTTACTGTGTGATACCGCCTTAGCCGTGCAAACTAAATCAACAAGCTCCCCCAACCCCTACACTCGCTCGATAGCCCACAATAGTGGTTGGCAGTGGCATATTCCGCTGCAGCATCGTACGGGAAATGGCTACATTTTTAGCAGCCAATTTGAAAATAAAGCCTCAGCGGAGCAGAACTTACTCACCAGTCTCACTGGCGAACCCATCTCTCAAATTAGGCAGTTTTCATTCACTCCGGGGAGAAGAAAGCAGATCTGGAATAAAAACTGCTTTGCGGTAGGGCTTTCCAGCGGTTTTCTTGAGCCAATTGAATCGACCAGTATTTCGCTGATACAGAGTGCAATAGCTAAGCTATTGAGCTTTTTCCCTGATACTAGCTTCAATGAACATGATATCAATG
This window encodes:
- a CDS encoding DoxX family protein, with the translated sequence MSQVIATLLAIFFIFASSIKLLGWQKLIFETQLSFFLKYGLNRAMMFIVGLIELTGALLLILFLMTSLHEYQFLGAWLLGLTSLGALFFHFKFDKWTDAIPAGMTLLLSLLLVL
- a CDS encoding ribosome recycling factor family protein, which encodes MKPNITISLPSLIHRIGREAVKQAQAIANQFDCDLKRVRRSRNWEVIGEAIKIQSFSTELKNQGDGRFNFLIKKVDTGLLSHSDKLEPLEVKLARLIAANSNITLAELIHITDCTLAEARTARLNSDAW
- a CDS encoding LysR family transcriptional regulator, which codes for MDKYESMQLFIHTSRSGSFTAAADELNLTQSAVSKKIAWLEKKLGFTLFHRNSRKIQLTTQGKNYLSYCKQALDEMTYIESQLKGELNAVIGELRLSVPSAMATQILAKPISDFMAIHPQLTVNISVNDRQVDLIESKVDIAIRVATLPDSGYKARFLFNNQSIMFASPSYLKDKGTPKTAEELTTHQCLVYSLKAPSNIWSLTDSNNTTVKVKVKERVKSDSAEMLLKMSLMGHGISALPNWMVKQHIDNGRLTAILVDYQSMSLPMYAVFKADGYQPYRIQAFVNFLAEYFQDNID
- a CDS encoding flavin reductase family protein, whose amino-acid sequence is MMKHLTTIDIAQMQQRNRARLINSLSGFKSANLVGSQDAHGCSNLSMVSSVFHLGANPALMGMIIRPDGVPRDTLSNIKQTKSYTINHVTSEIYRKAHQTSARYDANVSEFTEVGLTEEYVEGIIAPFVMESKLKFSLEVREMTQLMINNTTLVIGEIKHVIVDALGIKSDGYIDIEALDTITVSGLDSYHQTKRLTRLSYAKPNKHLEKLPLSGGEDA
- a CDS encoding LysE family translocator, with translation MSISIFMTLFMVSLLGAMSPGQSVIMVARNTLAGGRAQGIITACAHSIGVGLYAGLSLAGLALVLKNSPLFYNTITYLGAAYLAWLGICSLRSKGGITDKLNSGKQMSLYQAARSGFVISILNPKIIIFYLALFSQFVENADSMVNRIIIVTTPTVLDAVWYIFIACMLSKPTTLIRLRQHAQTIDKVSGMLLLLLAGRILIS
- a CDS encoding tryptophan halogenase family protein, translated to MTKPITQVIIVGGGTAGWMSAASLGRYAQGKNLTITVIESSQLPTVGVGEATIPNIVEFNHSIGLNEIEFIKATQASFKLGIKFENWSQTSPSFFHPFSDYGLPINKVDFHQYVNRLAIENYKLEGHKLEGHNFKLEDYSFSSVLAQQGNFAQPHPNPPSPLADYSYAYHFDAGLYAELLKSHSLKMGVEHVDATIDQVNLHKNGFIESVSLHDGRVLEADLFIDCSGFKALLIEQAMKTGFDDWSEWLLCDTALAVQTKSTSSPNPYTRSIAHNSGWQWHIPLQHRTGNGYIFSSQFENKASAEQNLLTSLTGEPISQIRQFSFTPGRRKQIWNKNCFAVGLSSGFLEPIESTSISLIQSAIAKLLSFFPDTSFNEHDINEVNRLHNSELEHVRDFIILHYKLASGIDSPFWQYCQEMRVPETLSHKIDVYRSQGHIILRENESFEAASWLTMYHAFGVLPNRYDPRVDAIPLETVKQNLAQMKHSIINAASQSVSHQTFIDRHCKAVSQ